AAAGACTTCTTTGGCCACAGCTACTAAGCGCTATAGAAGAGGAAAATACTGGGGCGTGCTGACTGACAAAGGAAGTAAGAATGGAAACTTGGCATCTTCAGAAGTGTCTACTTATGACAACTTCAACTATGCTTGGGACAACCAATTGGATATCAATAAAACCATTGGCGACATTCATGCCTTCAATTTTATGGCATTGCAAAGTATCTATGCCGATCGTACAGAGAGAAGTCAGATGTCTTCACTTCAGCAACCATTCGAAACAGGTTTTTACAACGTAGGATCTGGTCAACAAAGTACTTTCAACCTTGGTAATTCATTTTCGCAAAATCAGTTGGCATCTTATGCCCTGCGTTTGAACTATATGTTGAATAACAAATACATTTTCACGGTGACCAATCGTTGGGATGGCGCTTCTCAGCTAGCCGAAGGTAGAAAATGGCAATCATTCCCGTCTGTATCTGCAGCGTGGAAAATCAGTGAAGAAGCATTCTTGAATGGAAACCCTGTAGTTTCTTCGTTGAAATTGAGAGCGAGTTATGGTACGACAGGTAGCCAGAGAGTGTCACCATATTCTTCAGTGAATACACTTAATACACAAAATTATTATGATTTCAACGGTGCGTCAGCCAATGGTTGGGTAGCTGGAAGCTTAGCCAACAAATTGTTGGGCTGGGAAACTACCACTGAAGTAAACGTTGGATTAGACTACAGCTTGATGAATTACAGAATCTCAGGTAGTATCGATTGGTACACTAGAGATACGGATGATTTGATTCTGGAGCAAACGTTGCCACTTGAAACTGGATATGGCGTGATCAAAGCGAACAATGCGCTGATCAGAAACACCGGAGTGGAGGTACTTTTGAAAACAGTAAATGTCGAAACGGCCAAAGTAAGATGGGAGACCACATTTACATTTAGTAAAAATGTGAACACCATTGAGGAACTATACGGTCAATCTGAAAACGATGATGTAGGAAATGGCTGGTTCATTGGTGAGTCTGTAAACTCTCATTACAACTATAAGTTTGACGGAATCTGGCAAGCGGATGAAACTGACTTAGCTGAACTATATAATCAGACCGAAGGACAGGCTAAAGTACTTGATGTAAATGGAGACGGAGTAATTGATCCAGACGACGATAGAATGATCTTGGGGTCATCTGATCCAAAGTGGACGGCTGGTTTAAACTCTCGATTGACTGTTGGCAATTTTGATTTCAACATCAATGCTTATGCAAACCAAGGCGTGTTGGCTTATAGCAATTTCCACCAAAACTTCGAAGATGTACGAGATAGAGGTCGTCAGAAGTTGAACATCGATAGCTGGTATATTCCACAAAACAATGTGGGCGTACCTGCACAAGCTTCAAACACGTATCCACAGCCAAGAAACGCAGGTACCTACTGGAGAAACGATCAAGTGGGCTACTACAAGGATGCCTCCTTTATCAAAATCAACAACATTTCATTGGGATATACATTGCCTAATGCCATGTTAGAAAAAATGAGAATCCAGAATCTCAGAGTATATGTAAACGTGCTCAACCCATTTGTATTCACAGAATATGATGGATGGGATCCTGAGTGGGCCGAAGCAAGTTTCGGTATTGGTAGAGTAAGTACCATCACTACTCAGTTGGGTTTAAGTCTTAAATTTTAATATAGAAAGACATGAAAAACATTATATCAATATTATCAATGACTTTGCTCTTCTTGGTAGGCTGTGAAAGCTTCCTGGAAGAGGAGAACAAGTCGAACGTGACAGCAGAAGAGTTTTATGTCACAGCAGAAGGGTTTGACGCTTTGGTGAATTCAAATTATTCATCACTCAGAGAAATATATGGCGATTTCGCCTGGATGTTTAGTGCAGGTACTGACATGTATTCAGAAGGTAGAGATCAAGAGCCTGTAGGATTGAGTAGGTATGCTGATCTCAATGCTTCGTCCGAAGGTGTGGATCATCTGTATAAGACATGTTACATCGCTATTCAAAGAGCCAATACAGGTCTCTACTATGCAGATATCACAGAGCAAAGAGATGACTTGGCGCAGTTGGTTGGAGAGTTGAAATATCTGAGAGCGCACGCATACTTTCTGTTGGTGCAATCTTATGGAGGTGTACCGTTGATCAATGAGTTTATTGCTGAGGCGGTTACTGAGTTCGATAGAAGTAGTGCAGAAGATATCTATACTCAGATTTTTACAGATTTAGGTGAAGCATTGCCAGCTGTAAGCACAAGTGCGTACGATGGTAGAGTCAACCAAAGAGCAGTACAGTTCTTATTGGCCAAAGCGCATTTGACTAGAGCTTATGAAAGCTTTGCAGCCAGTTCTGACTTTGCTGATGCCGCGAGCTATGCAGATTTGGCTATTGGCGGCCAAGCATTAGATATTCCATTCAGTGAGCTGTGGGCGCCAGGAAATGATTTGAATGCTGAGACTATTTTCTCTGTGCAGTTTGATGCTGGTTCGACTAGTGCTGATCCCGGAAAATTGGGTAATAGACAGCAGAATTTCTTCGGATCGTACACAGGAGGACCTGAGGTAGCAGGCAACGCGCCATACAAAAGTTATAACCTTTGCCCGAACCGCTTTGCCTTGAGCTTGTTTGAGCAAGGAGACGACAGATGGGAAGGTACTTTCATGACTACTGTATATGAGAGATACTTCGATTATTTCGATGTAGATGATCACTCTACGCTGACTGCCGCACAGTTCTATGCACCGGCATGGTACACTACTGCAGACAGCTTAGCTTTTAGAGCTACGCAGCCAGATGCAACTTATCGTCCTTTCGGAACTTACGATCCAGAAGGTGCCGATATCTCAGGCAACTGGGCTACCATCATCGTGAAGAAGTTTGATGATCCTACTTCATTGTTCGGGGCTAACGGCGACAATGGCCGTACGAGCAATAGAGACGTAGTGATCGCAAGATTGGCGGACGCTTATTTGGTAGCTGCCGAGGCTTACTTAGGAGCTGGCGATGCTACTACTGGTTTGGCTAGATTGAATGTGGTGAGAGCTAGAGCTAATGTAGCCGATGCTACCGCTGGTGAATTTGATCTCGACTACATCCTAGACGAAAGAGGTCGCGAGTTGCTAGGAGAATACCACAGATGGTTCGATCTGAAAAGAACCGGCAAGTTGGTTGAAAGGGCATCAGCTCATCACATGTATGTGGAAACTTCTAACTTCTCTGGAAATGGTGGCAATCTGAAAATCCTCAGACCTATCCCTCAAGAGGCGATAGACCTAAACCAGAACATGGATTTCCAACAAAATCCGGCATACAACTAAAAGCAATCAAAACGAACATATTACTGTAGAAGCTGGCGGCCAAATGGTCGGTCGCCAGGATTTCTACGGCCTTTTTGTTCGGATTTGATATGCATTTTCTAAAAGAAATCATTAGACATGAAAAAGATATTTTATTCAATACTAGCGAGTTTGACACTCGTGATGGCTGTCTCTTGTACAGACGATGACAATACTACAGATCAATCCATAGTGGTTGATATAGATCAAACACCAAGCGAATTTGCTCCGGTAAATTTGGATGGTGAATGGCCAAAATTTACTGGTAATATTTCCGCAGATGACAATCTCGTAAGCGTCATTTTTTATACGGATGATAATGCTTTTATGGAAGTAACTACTTTCGATGGAGGAGCTAAATCTTATGCTTTCGATGTCGAAGTGCCTTGGGCACTTGGTATCTCGTATGTAAGAGTAGTGGCTGAGTCTGCATCAGGAGATGTAGTAGAGGGACAAAGAAAAGTGAATGTAAAAGGTGGGCCTGAAATGTCAGTTGAATTGACGGAGTTAGAAGTTGACCTTTCGGTAAATCCTACAGAAACGATTTCTGGCTCAATTACATCTGTTTCAGGTTTGGCAGAGGTAGTTTACACCTTGACGCAAAATGGAACTTCTTCTGTGTACAAAACTATCAATCCTACGGGTACTGCAGCTAATGATTTCAGTATTTCAGAGGCTATCGATTTTGAATTAGGCATGGAAAGTTTCAAAATCGAAGCTAAAGATTCTAAAGGCAATGAGGCTTCACATACGATCAAGATCAATGTTGTAGAATCTCCAGTTTTTGAAATGTTCTCTTATACAGGAATCGAATTACATGGTACAGACAAAAGAAAAACTGGAGTAGCGATCGGTATTTCATTGGCTGACGGCAAAGAGCATGATTACGATGCTATCATAGGAGATACGAATGGCATGGAAATCGATTTCATGATTTCTAGCGCCGATTCTGGTACGCCACAAGTCAGATACTTCTCACCTTTGACTGAATATGGTGATAAATTCAAATTGGGAACAGAAGGCAATGCGGATTTGGTATTGAACGATACGCAATTCTCTAAACTCGACAGAGGAGATTCTGATTTCTTTGCTGCGGCAACTGCCGAAAGCATCCAAGCGATGAGTTTAACAGATGAAGGCGCTGAAGCTACAGACATTTTGAGAGATCTGGCTCACTCTTCTACTGGCGTAGATATCATCAACGGAAAAGTGGTGTACTTCGAAACCGATTGGGGCGCGCAGTGTCTGGTGATCATCAGAGAAACCATTGACAACAATGGCAACAGAAAAGGAGATAGCTATGTGCTAGACTTTAAGGTAGTTTATCAAACGAACTAATTGATATGAAGAGGTGATATTATACCTCGTCATATCGAGCGAAGGCGAGATATCCCCAGCGGCGTGCAGCATGTCGGGGATTTCTCTACTCCTTCGTCGGTTCGAAATGACGATGATAAAATATCCTTTACCCAAATTTTTAAAACCCATCCATCATGCGATTTTTTCAAATCTGCTTCATGGTCTTGTGCCTATGCGCATGTCAGCCAAAAGAATATACCCTTCATCTGGTGGGTGATTCTACCATGGCCGACAAGGAAAACCCTGAATCCAATCCTGAGTTTGGGTGGGGACAGGTATTGCCTGAGTTTTTCGATGGTAATGTCACTATTGTGAATCATGCAAAAAACGGACGCAGCACCAAGAGCTTCATAGAAGAAGGAAGATGGCAGCAAGTGATGGATGACCTGAATGTGGGTGATTATGTGTTCATCCAATTCGGTCACAACGACCAAAAAACGAATAAACCCGAACGATACGCCAACGCCTACTCTGGTTACCGTGCCAATTTGGAGAAAATGATAAAGGAAGTAAAATCAGCAGACGCGACCCCGATCATTTTTAGCTCGATTGTCAGACGAAATTTCAATGCAGACGGCGTACTCGAAGACACACACGGCGCATACCCATTCGTCGCCAGAACCATAGCCAAAGAAATGAACGTGCCATTTGTGGACATGCAAGTGTCATCAGAAAAACTGGTAAACGAGCTGGGAGACGAACCGTCTAAAGCGCTTTACCTCTGGGTACCAGCCGATACCAACGATTATTTCCCAAAAGGGAAACAAGACAATACCCATTTTTCAAAACAGGGCGCTCAGGCCATGTGCCAATTGGCTCTGGATGAAATGAAGAAATACAGATTCAACTTTTTGAACCACCTAAAAAAATAATGAAGCACCTGTTCATCATATTGATTTCAATAGTTACCCTTTTGACGGAAGTCAACAGCCAGCCACTAGCATTTCCTGGAGCAGAAGGGCATGGGCGATTCGTGTCTGGCGGACGAGGCGGACAAGTGATTCATGTCGCCAATCTCAACGATGAAGGAACAGGTAGTCTCCGAGCAGCATTGAAGCAGCCAGGTGCAAGAACCATCGTACTTGATGTGTCAGGCACCATCCAGTTAGCCTCTCCATTAGAAATAAAGAACGACAGCGTTACAATCGCTGGACAAAGTGCACCAGGAGCCGGCATCTGTTTGGCTAATTATCCGCTCAAAATCAAAGCCAATCAAGTGATCATACGGTATATCCGTGTGCGAATGGGCGATAAGACAGGAGTGGAAGGCGATGCAGTGAGTGCCACCCGACAGAAAAATATCATCATCGACCACTGCACCTTTAGCTGGGGTACAGATGAGACAGCGACGTTTTATGATAATGATAATTTCACCCTTCAGTGGAGCATCATTTCCGAGAGTCTCAACCAATCCGTACACAAAAAAGGCACCCACGGATACGGAGGTATATGGGGAGGCCTAGGCGCGAGTTTTCATCACAATTTGTTGGCACACCACACCAGCCGAAACCCAAGATTCTGCGGTGCGCGCTACCACAAGCAGCCCGAATTGGAAAAGGTGGATTTCTGGAACAATGTCATCTACAACTGGCAATTCAATGCGGCTTATGGTGGGGAAAAAGGCAATCACCAGATGATCAACAATTACTTTAAGTCCGGGCCTGCCACGCACGATTCCAAAAGGGCGAGAATAGTTGACCCATCTGCACCTTACGGTTATTTCTACGTGTCTGGCAACGTCGTGGAAGGTGAAGAAGCCATCAGTATCGATAACCGCGCTGGCATCGTGGGCGAAGTACCTGAGACCTATTTGCCAACTGCCCCGATGTGGCAGATGCATGCAGATGCGTCATCAGCTCAAAAGGCTTATGGTGAAGTACTGGCCTCGGCCGGAGCATCCTTAAATCGAGATGCGCTTGATCAAAGAATCATCGAAGAAGTACAAGCAGGGACTGCTTCAAAAGGCACAAAGAATGATGGCATCATAGACTCACAAGACCAGGTGGGCAGGTGGCCACCATTGAAAAATGAGCTGCCGTTAAAAGACACAGATCGCGACGGTATACCTGATGCTTGGGAGATTGCACAAGGACTTGATGAGCTAGATCCATCTGATCAATCCAAGACCAGCTTTCATCCATACTACACCAATCTGGAAATTTATTTAAACCAAATCATTGAAAATCAAGGACCAAATGAATAGGCTAAAACACATACTCATCCTTCTCACGCTTGCGGCTTGCAGTCAATCCGTTGGCGAAAAAGCAGCTAGTCACCCTATCGCAGCACAGCCCGCTGTTTTCGAACAGATGGCTAGTTCTGAGTTGATCAGGCATCCTGATCCACGGTTATTAGACTTTCGTGATACACCGAAGTGGGAGTACTCTAATGGTTTGGTTTGCTCTGCGATGATGCGGACCTATGAGGCCACCGGCAAGGAGAAGTTTTTGAACTATGTGAAATTCTATGCCGATTCTTTAGTACGTGAAGACGGAAGTATCAAAACCTATAAGAAGAGCGATTTCAACATCGATCGAATCAATTCGGGCAAGATCCTTTTCGACCTTTACCATCAGACGGGCGATGAAAAATACCGCTTGGCAATAGAAACACTCC
The sequence above is drawn from the Reichenbachiella sp. genome and encodes:
- a CDS encoding pectate lyase; this encodes MKHLFIILISIVTLLTEVNSQPLAFPGAEGHGRFVSGGRGGQVIHVANLNDEGTGSLRAALKQPGARTIVLDVSGTIQLASPLEIKNDSVTIAGQSAPGAGICLANYPLKIKANQVIIRYIRVRMGDKTGVEGDAVSATRQKNIIIDHCTFSWGTDETATFYDNDNFTLQWSIISESLNQSVHKKGTHGYGGIWGGLGASFHHNLLAHHTSRNPRFCGARYHKQPELEKVDFWNNVIYNWQFNAAYGGEKGNHQMINNYFKSGPATHDSKRARIVDPSAPYGYFYVSGNVVEGEEAISIDNRAGIVGEVPETYLPTAPMWQMHADASSAQKAYGEVLASAGASLNRDALDQRIIEEVQAGTASKGTKNDGIIDSQDQVGRWPPLKNELPLKDTDRDGIPDAWEIAQGLDELDPSDQSKTSFHPYYTNLEIYLNQIIENQGPNE
- a CDS encoding SusC/RagA family TonB-linked outer membrane protein: MYTKLQSHSSKMKRKIYLGLMAVLLSTAAVAQSTVSGTVTDPSGATLPGAAVIAEGTTAGSVTDLDGKYSVSVPEGATRLKFSFIGYATQTVEIGSRSTIDVVLQEDAETLSEVVVIGYGTQKKTDLTGAIVGVDSQTITERGTTSPMQSLQGSVAGITVTNSSGRLGDDFNVNIRGSNTLVKEGDSPEPPLFVVNGAVVDNIDFLNPQDIASIDILKDAASAAIYGSRGSQGVIIIQTKGGVHVPSGTTFSVESFYGFKEAARLPEMMDYATWREYHMGAYLATTADYDQLTPDEYYDKVVSAGSNQVLRNRFESLDGFDWYDAVLKSGMQANNYVSMNHRDGGSSYSMGLGYQTETGNIENESLDKYTFRASIDQELSKKFKTGASFSATLTNNERGNANAMQDAFRLNPFLTPWNIDTNLEEIEGELFPNPGKLLDPNDPSGGTYAINKTSTYNPLLEIANATDETRQWNVLGNIYLQYQIADWIKVKTSLATATKRYRRGKYWGVLTDKGSKNGNLASSEVSTYDNFNYAWDNQLDINKTIGDIHAFNFMALQSIYADRTERSQMSSLQQPFETGFYNVGSGQQSTFNLGNSFSQNQLASYALRLNYMLNNKYIFTVTNRWDGASQLAEGRKWQSFPSVSAAWKISEEAFLNGNPVVSSLKLRASYGTTGSQRVSPYSSVNTLNTQNYYDFNGASANGWVAGSLANKLLGWETTTEVNVGLDYSLMNYRISGSIDWYTRDTDDLILEQTLPLETGYGVIKANNALIRNTGVEVLLKTVNVETAKVRWETTFTFSKNVNTIEELYGQSENDDVGNGWFIGESVNSHYNYKFDGIWQADETDLAELYNQTEGQAKVLDVNGDGVIDPDDDRMILGSSDPKWTAGLNSRLTVGNFDFNINAYANQGVLAYSNFHQNFEDVRDRGRQKLNIDSWYIPQNNVGVPAQASNTYPQPRNAGTYWRNDQVGYYKDASFIKINNISLGYTLPNAMLEKMRIQNLRVYVNVLNPFVFTEYDGWDPEWAEASFGIGRVSTITTQLGLSLKF
- a CDS encoding rhamnogalacturonan acetylesterase, encoding MRFFQICFMVLCLCACQPKEYTLHLVGDSTMADKENPESNPEFGWGQVLPEFFDGNVTIVNHAKNGRSTKSFIEEGRWQQVMDDLNVGDYVFIQFGHNDQKTNKPERYANAYSGYRANLEKMIKEVKSADATPIIFSSIVRRNFNADGVLEDTHGAYPFVARTIAKEMNVPFVDMQVSSEKLVNELGDEPSKALYLWVPADTNDYFPKGKQDNTHFSKQGAQAMCQLALDEMKKYRFNFLNHLKK
- a CDS encoding RagB/SusD family nutrient uptake outer membrane protein yields the protein MKNIISILSMTLLFLVGCESFLEEENKSNVTAEEFYVTAEGFDALVNSNYSSLREIYGDFAWMFSAGTDMYSEGRDQEPVGLSRYADLNASSEGVDHLYKTCYIAIQRANTGLYYADITEQRDDLAQLVGELKYLRAHAYFLLVQSYGGVPLINEFIAEAVTEFDRSSAEDIYTQIFTDLGEALPAVSTSAYDGRVNQRAVQFLLAKAHLTRAYESFAASSDFADAASYADLAIGGQALDIPFSELWAPGNDLNAETIFSVQFDAGSTSADPGKLGNRQQNFFGSYTGGPEVAGNAPYKSYNLCPNRFALSLFEQGDDRWEGTFMTTVYERYFDYFDVDDHSTLTAAQFYAPAWYTTADSLAFRATQPDATYRPFGTYDPEGADISGNWATIIVKKFDDPTSLFGANGDNGRTSNRDVVIARLADAYLVAAEAYLGAGDATTGLARLNVVRARANVADATAGEFDLDYILDERGRELLGEYHRWFDLKRTGKLVERASAHHMYVETSNFSGNGGNLKILRPIPQEAIDLNQNMDFQQNPAYN